A genome region from Chengkuizengella sp. SCS-71B includes the following:
- a CDS encoding LiaF transmembrane domain-containing protein, translated as MKFSKKNLLALFLILFGGLLLFDKIGFNLGHNIFSFLIPFVVLGIGYLGIKNGKFIGWPLLIIGALMVLGKFAGVFGIILAIGLIFFGVHLLKKERRIE; from the coding sequence GCTTTGTTTTTAATACTCTTTGGGGGATTGCTGCTTTTTGATAAAATTGGATTCAATTTAGGCCACAATATTTTTTCTTTCTTGATTCCATTCGTAGTTTTAGGGATTGGTTATCTTGGCATTAAAAATGGGAAGTTTATTGGATGGCCACTATTGATTATTGGAGCTCTCATGGTTTTAGGAAAATTTGCAGGGGTGTTTGGGATTATTTTAGCAATTGGACTTATTTTCTTTGGAGTTCACTTACTGAAAAAAGAGAGAAGGATTGAATAG